The Peptacetobacter hiranonis DNA window TAGAATGGAAGGAAGAACTCCTGTCCCAGAAAAAGAGTCTATACAGGAATTTGCAAAGCATCAGACTTCTATGGTTATTTTCCTATCTGTTCAGGAAATAGAAAAAGTTGTTGAAAGATTAATCGAGGGTGGATATCCAGAAGATACTCCAGTTGCAGTAGTTTATAAGGCTACTTGGCCAGATGAAATGGCTCTAAGAGGAACACTTACAGATATTGCAGCAAAGGTAAGAGAAAATGGAATAAACAAGACTGCTCTTATAATGGTTGGAAGATTTTTAGGTCAGGACTACAACAACTCTAAACTATACGATAAAGATTTTGTACACGAGTACAGAGGAAATGAAGATGGAGAAAAATAAATTCGATTCAGATGCGATTTCTATAGAGAGAAATATTGATTTAAAGAATGAAGTAGACAGGATTTTAGAAAATGGAATATCTAAAAAAGATATCGTCATTGCTAAGAAAAATATAAGAATAGCTATTATAGCTGTTACAGAAAAAGGGAAAAATACTGCAGAAAAAATAGCTTCAGAGCTAGAAAATGTAGATGTATTTTTCCAAAAGAGAGGGATAAAAGAGCTTACAAGAGAGCTTTTTAATAAATACGAATGTATAATTTTTGTATCTGCCTGTGGGATTGCGGTTAGATGTATTTCTCCATTTTTAAAGAGTAAGTTTGAAGATCCAGCTGTGTTGGTTGTGGACGATAATGGGAATAATGTGATTAGTTTACTAAGTGGACACATAGGTGGAGCAAATGAAATAACTTTAAAAATAGCAGATGTTTTAAACGCAAATCCAGTGATTACAACATCTACAGATACTAATAAAAAGGGTGCTTTAGATGTTATTGTGTCTAAAATCGGTGGATATGTGGAAAACCTTAGAGAATCTGCAAAGCTTGTAAATTCATATCTTGTGGATGACAAGCGAGTGGGGATATATTTTGATTCGGATTATGAAAGTGAAAAAGATAGTCTAAATCTATCTGGATTTGAGTTGATAGATGAAAAAACTGAGATTGATGCAATAGCAAAACTAGATGTACTCGTTTCAGTTACTGATAAGCTTAGATGTTGGGTAGATGAGATTATTTATAATATAAAGAAAGATAATGAAGAAAAAGAAGATTTAATCTATATAAAGCTAGTTCCAAGAAGAATTGCACTTGGGATGGGGTGTAGAAAGAATACAGAAACTGAAAAAATGATTAAAGAGTTTTCTACGTTTTCTGCTTTGAACAATATACATCCAGCTGCAATTGTAAAGACAGGGAGCTTGATTATAAAAAAAGACGAAAAATGTATGATAGATTTATCAAAAGCTCTTTGTGCAGAGTTTAATCTATTTGATGTAGATGAGATCTGCACTTGTGACTATATGTTTGATAAATCGGAATTTGTAAAGAAAAACACTGGGGTTTATTCTGTTGCACAGCCTTCAGCATATCTCCTAAGTGGAAATGTTATTTCGGATAAGTATAAAAATAATGGAACAACTTTTGCTTTTGGCAGAATGAAAGGATAAAGTTATGATTTACGTTATAGGAATTGGTCCTGGTGGAAAAGAGTATATGACTCTTGAAGCTATTGAGGCGATAAAAAATTCAGATGTAATAGTTGGATATAAGACATATATTAATTTAATAGAAGATATGATTTCTGATAAGGAAGTCGTACAAAATGGTATGAGAAAAGAAATTGACAGATGTAAGATGGCTGTAGAAATAGCTAAAGAAGGAAAAGATGTAGCTGTTGTAAGTAGTGGAGATTCTGGAATTTACGGAATGGCAGGACTTATTCTTGAGCTTGTTGTCAAAGAGGACGATGATATTAAGGTCAAAGTTGTACCTGGTGTAACTGCAAGTATTGCAGCGGCTTCTGTTTTAGGTGCGCCGATAATGCACGACTTCTGTCATATAAGTCTTAGTGATCTTCTAACTCCTTGGGAAGTTATAGAAAAAAGATTAAGACTTGCAGCTGAGGCAGATTTTGTAGTTTGCCTATACAACCCAAGAAGCAAGGGAAGAAGTGAACATCTTGCTAGAGCATTTGAGATAATGGGAGAATTTAAGGATGGAAGCACTCCTGTTGGAATTGTAAAAGATGCAGGAAGAGAAGGCGAAGAAAAATATATCTGTACATTTGATACAATGAATTTTGAAATAGTTGATATGACTACAATGGTAATTGTAGGAAATAAATCGACATTTATAGATAAGGATATGATGATAACTCCTAGAGGGTATACAGTTTAGAAAAGGGAGTGATTTTTTGGTACTAGTTTTAGGTGGTACTTCAGACAGCATAAAAATATGCGAATTAATAAATAAAAAAGGATTTTGTAATAGATATATACTTTCTGTAACAACTGAATACGGAAAAGATTTAGCTGAGGGAAAGGTGCAGCAGATTCATCTTGGTAAAATGACAGAGAAAGATATGGAGAAATTCATTATGGAAAATAAGATTTCGTTCATAATAGATGCAACTCACCCTTATGCTACAGAGGTTTCAAAAAATGCTATAAAAGCTGCTGAAAAGACGGATACAGGATATATAAGATACGAGAGAAAATCCTTACTTAAAGAGATAGAT harbors:
- the cobJ gene encoding precorrin-3B C(17)-methyltransferase, encoding MIYVIGIGPGGKEYMTLEAIEAIKNSDVIVGYKTYINLIEDMISDKEVVQNGMRKEIDRCKMAVEIAKEGKDVAVVSSGDSGIYGMAGLILELVVKEDDDIKVKVVPGVTASIAAASVLGAPIMHDFCHISLSDLLTPWEVIEKRLRLAAEADFVVCLYNPRSKGRSEHLARAFEIMGEFKDGSTPVGIVKDAGREGEEKYICTFDTMNFEIVDMTTMVIVGNKSTFIDKDMMITPRGYTV
- a CDS encoding cobalt-precorrin 5A hydrolase, producing the protein MEKNKFDSDAISIERNIDLKNEVDRILENGISKKDIVIAKKNIRIAIIAVTEKGKNTAEKIASELENVDVFFQKRGIKELTRELFNKYECIIFVSACGIAVRCISPFLKSKFEDPAVLVVDDNGNNVISLLSGHIGGANEITLKIADVLNANPVITTSTDTNKKGALDVIVSKIGGYVENLRESAKLVNSYLVDDKRVGIYFDSDYESEKDSLNLSGFELIDEKTEIDAIAKLDVLVSVTDKLRCWVDEIIYNIKKDNEEKEDLIYIKLVPRRIALGMGCRKNTETEKMIKEFSTFSALNNIHPAAIVKTGSLIIKKDEKCMIDLSKALCAEFNLFDVDEICTCDYMFDKSEFVKKNTGVYSVAQPSAYLLSGNVISDKYKNNGTTFAFGRMKG